Proteins encoded together in one Astyanax mexicanus isolate ESR-SI-001 chromosome 10, AstMex3_surface, whole genome shotgun sequence window:
- the LOC125780507 gene encoding uncharacterized protein LOC125780507 isoform X8, whose amino-acid sequence MYDLEKLMKKDDVPGHILLGHVGLFPLTVDSFRSLYGPNRISDEIMDALFHIKSKGDLDLLAITTHSMSKILDGCKRARSTYFMKTDKLQNYKRVMGPYLEGDHWTFVHCNLESKEIVYCNSFGESKEKCETIRDTWELFAKRRDILGPWTVKTLPHSTQLDSVSCGVFTIMFAECVLDGKEFPNICILNKRKDLASELWAGLDHKRNYCSCGERFLPKDGVKCSACSGYFHGKCLKAKGQCVICAAGCSSTEQVNTDVCETSQKSGYSCVDEDQITLRVCDMVSCETEEPHEEEPHEEEPHEEEPHEEEPHEEERKDGFYVESLLKVASSKKVKR is encoded by the exons ATGTACG ACCTTGAGAAACTAATGAAGAAGGATGACGTCCCTGGCCATATTCTTTTGGGACATGTGGGGCTGTTCCCACTAACTGTAGACAGCTTTCGGTCATTGTATGGCCCAAACAGAATTTCAGATGAG ATCATGGATGCCCTTTTCCACATTAAGAGCAAG GGTGATTTGGATCTTCTTGCCATAACGACCCATAGCATGTCAAAGATCCTTGATGGGTGCAAAAGGGCAAGGAGTACATACTTCATGAAG ACTGacaaactacaaaactacaaaagaGTTATGGGTCCTTACCTAGAGGGAGATCACTGGACCTTTGTT CATTGCAACTTGGAAAGTAAAGAGATTGTGTATTGTAATTCCTTTGGAGAGTCAAAGGAGAAATGTGAAACCATCAGAGACACCTGGGA ACTGTTTGCAAAGAGGAGAGATATTCTTGGTCCATGGACAGTCAAAACCTTACCACATTCAACACAGCTGGATTCCGTGTCATGTGGAGTTTTCACCATAATG TTTGCAGAATGTGTTCTTGATGGTAAGGAGTTTCCCAACATCTGTATACTAAACAAACGTAAAGACCTGGCTTCTGAGCTGTGGGCAGGACTAG ATCACAAAAGAAATTATTGCAGTTGTGGTGAAAGATTCCTGCCTAAAGATGGG GTTAAATGCAGTGCCTGCAGTGGGTATTTTCATGGCAAGTGCCTCAAAGCAAAAGGCCAGTGTGTCATCTGTGCAG CTGGCTGTAGCAGCACTGAGCAGGTGAACACTGATGTCTGTGAGACCAGTCAGAAGAGTGGGTATTCGT GTGTGGATGAAGACCAGATCACCCTCAGGGTCTGTGACATGG TCAGCTGTGAAACTGAGGAGCCACATGAGGAGGAGCCACATGAGGAGGAGCCACATGAGGAGGAGCCACATGAGGAGGAGCCACATGAGGAGGAGAGAAAAG ATGGGTTCTATGTAGAGAGCCTTCTCAAAGTTGCAAGCTCCAAGAAAGTTAAAAG ATGA